The DNA segment TCGCGGTTCGGTACTCGCGATCTTGATGGTGTCGAATGACTGCAGCGCGTCGATAGGCATGTCACAGAACAGCCGGTCGGGACGGAAGTCGCAATTGAAACAACTCGGCTGGATCGTGCTTTCCATGACTCTTTTGTTTACTTCACTCGCAATGCGTAATCTGTGACTCTAGTCACTATTTGCTGTGGTGAGAGTCACGCGAAACCCGCATAAATAGCCGGGTTGCCGCACTGCTCGTGGTTTTTGCGGAATCACAACTGTAACGCGCGACGAAAACTGGAGAGGCCACACTGCGTTACTGAATGGAAAGGAAGTGCAAGCGGCAAAATTCATCGAGAATCTTGCCGTGGCACTCCACAATCTCTTCTTTCAACTTGTCGCGAGAGCTTTCAACGCGGCCTTATTGCGAATCACCAAGGTGGAACCTTTCGCCTGCACGATCTGCCGTTTCTTCAATTCAGCAAACAACCGTGTGACGGTTTCTCGCGAGGTGCCGATCATCTGCGCGATCTCCTCGTGAGTGAGCGCCAGTTTCAATCTCGGCTCGGTCTTCGCGTTCTCGCCGTTGCGGGCACTCCAGTCGAGGAGGAGCTTCGCCAGTTTCTCCGCCGCAGAGTGTGACAATCCGAGAGAGCGGATCTCGCGGCACGCGGTGTTGTACTTGTCGCTCAACTGCTCGGCGACCCGGAAACATGCATCGGCGTGCTCGCGGAGGAAGCGAAGGAAATCTTCGCGCTTTACGAAATTGATCTGGCAGGGATCAATGGTCTCAGCCGTCAACTCGTAAGGCTTGCCCGAGACGGTCGCACTCAGGCCAAGAACTTCGCCGGCCTCGGCGATCTTGAGGATCAGCGTCTTGCCATCCGTGGAGCAGATCGACAGCTTAACCCGGCCCTTGCACAGGACGAAGATTCCACGTGGCGCCTGGCCTTCCACGAAAAGGACCGCCCCCTTGGGGTAGGCGGTCGCATATTTAACAGATTCAAACGCCTGGAGCGCATTGGCGGGCAGATCGCAAAAGATATGCTCGGCCCGCATTTTGCAGCTCAGACAGCTTTCGATGATATCGAGTCCATATGGTGATAGCACACAACCCCCATCGGGTTCCGGATACCCGCTTGCGGTTTACCCGCTACCGTCCACCGGTTCATCGTGCGCGTCACTAAGCCCCCGAAATAGCACGTACGCGCCGTATGTGTCCAACAAACAGTCCGGATGTGCCTGATCGCACGCCAGTTATGTGACGTGGTCAGACTCCTCTTGCGCAAACTCAACGGTACCGGGCACTTAGCAAACCCGGTTTTGCCCAGTCTCCGGCCCGAAAGTCCCGCATCATCCCCATGAAGCGCCTTGGCACAAACATGTCACAAGTACAAAGATCACAACCGATTGTGATAATTCGCACTCGAACCGAAGTGGTCAGGTTTCACCTGTCAGCATTCAGTAAGGATGGTTCAGTGACCCTTCCGGCCGAATGCCGCGCCAGGCAATGCGCTTCACGTTTTCGACTTTCAAATCCAACCCGCTGCCAAAATTATCCGGCCAATTTCCACAGCCCTGTTTCGACTGAATGCTGACTGAGGATTACTGAGTTCTGGTATGCATCACTCCACCCTATGATTCAAATCACAGACCCTTGGGGCATATGGAAATGACAATGTACGCGGTTTGTCGAAAGGATCGCGTGCGATGGCCACGACTGCCCAAAAGACCCTCACTGAAACCCTGCGTACCCTTCCCGGAGATGATGTTCGCCAGATACTCTGGCGTTTTTCCGACCGCTACGACCTGCAGATGCTGGTGCAGTCGGCACGCTCCGTGGCGCGGGGAATCGTAGCAAGGCTCGTTGCCGAAGGGGCTCGCAACTCGCACGAGTGGACCGAACGTAAGAACGAACTGCTGAAGGCGTATGACGACTCCGGAATCACGGCCGCGTTCATGGAACCGGAAGAAGGCGGGTTCATTGCCGGCCCCAAGAATCTCGCTCTGGCCCTCATCGCGTACGAATTGGCCTGGGTCGATGCCGGCGCGGCTACCGGTTCCCTGGCAGGGTGCCTCGCTCTCTCGCCGATCCACGAGCGCGGAACCGAGGAGCAGAAGCAACGTTACATGACCCTGTGCGCTCCGCCACAACCCGGTGAGAACCGCAAACCGTGGCGTGGAGCCTTCTGCCTCACCGAGCCCATCCCCTACGTCGGCGTCGATACCGGAATGCTGAACGGCAAGATGCGCATCGCCGAGTGGAAAGAGGGCGAGGAACCGATCCTGCAGGTAGAAAAACGCGGCCGCTTCATCACCAACATGGGCTTTGCCAACTTCGTGACCGCCGCCGTCGGCCCCGCTGACGATCGCATCAAGAGCAGTGCCATCGTGATCCTCGAAGAAGGTGACGAAGGCATCTTCGATCGTGGCGCGGCGACACGGAAGATGGTTCATCAGTTGTCGTCGACTCACGACCCCATCTTTAATCTGAAAGTTCCGGCGAGCCGCATCGTCGGTGGATACACCATCGAGAACGGCTGCATCATTCCCAATTACTCGCACAGCGAGGTGATCGAGGCCGTATTCAAGCGCACGCGCGTAACCGTCGCAATCATGACTTCGGCGAAGCTCCTTTCGGCAATCGAGCCGGTCATCCGATATCAGCGCGGCAGGTTCCGCGGAGCCGAGCAGGCTACGCCGGGGACCCTCCGCTATGACCTTGGATTGCAGCAGCGCCAGGACGTGCTCCATCGGCTTCTCGATGTCTGGGCAATGGGCGAAGCCAGCGCAGCACTCGGGTTCGCGGCGGCCCGTATTTTTGACGTCGTCGATCCGCTGGAAAAAGAAAAAACGGCAATTCTCGCCGAAAAAAATATCGCGGGCGGCAAGTCGGAGTTGAAGTACTTCCGCCAGGTGCAGAAGGACGCGCTGGAGTTCCTCGACATGTGCGGGCGCGTCGAATCGCGTTCGAGCGAGCGCTTCCGCGAGTTGCACGAGAACAAACTCGTGCAGTACGCAATCCTCGATTCCGTCGCATCGGTTCTCTGCCCCGCTTCAAAACTCTGGAACACCGGCAAGGGTTCGGTCGCGATGCGCGAGGCCGTGAGCCTGATGGGCGGTTACGGCATCACCGAAGACTGCCCCGGATTCCTCGGCCATAAGTGGATGGATTCGCAGCTTGAGGCCACGTACGAGGGCCCGGAGGCCGTGCAGCGCCGCAACCTCACCGTCACCATGACGAACGAGGTCTTCCTGGCCCAGTTCCGCAATTGGATTTCCGAGATGCGGATTCACGCGGCGCGACGTCCAGGAACAGGTGCTTGCGCACTGGCAACGGCCATGCGGCTGTGGCTGTGGACTCTGAACCACATGCAGGTCGCCTCGGATGCAAACGGCGACAAGCTCTATCACGGTCCGCGCCAGGCGGTAACGTTCGCTCTGGCCGACGCACTGTGCTGGCTGCTTGCGTCGCGGCAACAAATTCTCGACGTGATCGAACTCGAAGAACGTGGGCCGGAGAACCCGGTCGTCGCCGAAGGGCTTGAGGGCACGGTGCAGTTCCTGTCGGACTTGGCGCACGTTCAGGTGGCAAAGGCCGCAGGCGAGGTCGGGCGCATCTGTGCCGAGCTGGTGAACGGCTACAACCGGCATCCGGCATGGGACGACGAGGGATACAAGGGCTGCTACTGCGAAGATGAACTCGAAGAACTCGAGCCTCTGATTCCCGGTATTCGCGCTGTCGCAACCGATGTCGTCAATGCGCAGGGACAGCATCCGCTCAAGGCAGGGCCATGCCCGGCCTGCCATGGACTCGACGCCTTCCAGCGGCTTCGTACGAAACTTGACGGATGCCTGACTGGCTCGATGCTGGCGAAGGATCGCGCGGCGGAAGCTCTGACGAAGGTCATGATCCCGGAAGCACTGGATTACCCGCAGCAATAGGACGAAAGAAGAGATGCATCGCGAACCAAAAGAACCGGAGATCGAGCGGCAGAGTCTGGAAGTCGACATTGCCTGCGTGGGCTTTGGCCCAGCGATGGGTGGCTTCCTGACAACGTTGGCCCGCAAGTTCAGTGACGAGCAGAACCCGGTCGAGAGCAAGGCCATGCCGGGCATGCCGCCGCAGGTGATCTGCTACGAACGCGCCGACGATATGGGATTCGGTGTCTCCGGCGTCGTGACGCGTGCGCGCGGCATTCGCGCTACATTTCCGGATTTCGACGCTTCCCAGATCCCGATGGCCACGCCCGTCAAGCAGGAGAAAGTGCTTTATCTCCTCGATCCTATCGGCGCCAGCCGGCGTTCCGCCACGCTGCGGCTCGCCGACAAGCTCCTTCGCGCGATGAAGGGACTCCTTCCGGGATTCAATCACGACGCATTCGAGCTTCCCTACACTCCGCCATTTCTGAAGAAGCACGACGGATTCATTCTCTCGGTCGGTCAGTTCAACCAGTGGGTTGGTAGTCAACTCGTGGGCTCCGGAAGCGTTCAGATATGGCCCGGCATGCCGGTGCGCAAAGCTGTCATCCAAAAGAACAAAGTCCTTGGAATTCGCCTGGTCGACCAGGGCGTCGACAAGCAGGGCAAGCCGGACGCGGGCTTCATGGCCGGCATGGACATCAAAGCCGCGCTCACCGTCGTCGGCGACGGGCCGATCGGACCGGTTGGCCGCCAACTCGACGATGTCTTCGGAATGCCGCCCGGCCATCACGTGCGCGACTGGGCCGTCGGCATGAAGGCCGTCGTCAGTCTTCCAGAGAACGTTGATCTCCCGCCGGGAACCGTCTTCCACACGCTTGGCTATCCCGAGCCGGAGATTTTCGGATTCTTCTACGTTCATCCGGATCGCATCGCTTCCGTCGGAATTTTCGTTCCCTCGTGGTTTGACAGTCCGGTGCGCACTGCCTATCGCTACTTGCAGCATTTCATGCTGCATCCTTACTTGTGGCGATATCTCGAGGGCGGAACGCTGCTCTCCTGGGGCGCAAAGTCCCTGCAGGAATCGGGCAAGCGCGGCGAGCCGTTCCTCTGCGGAAATGGCTATGCGCGGATCGGCGAGGGCTCTGGCAGTACCAACGTCCTCACCGGTTCCGGCGTGGATGAAGCGTGGACGTCGGGGACATTACTTGCTGAAGGCGTAATTGAGTTGATGCGCGCAGGGCGGCCTTTCACTCGCGACAACCTCGAACAGGCCTACGTCGAGCGGCGCCGGAAAAGCTGGGTGGAAGAAGAGGGCCGGGTAGCCGAACACGCACGTGACGGCTTCCAGAAAGGTTTTATTCGCGGTCTGATCGGCATGGGACTCGCCGGGATCACCGGCGGCCGCCTTTCCCTCCACTCGAAGATCAAAGAGCCGCACGAGCGGATTCAGGAACCCGAGGATTATTTCCGCGGAAAGTTCACGCGCGCGGAGATCGACGAGTTACGAACAAAATGTCGCGCCGAAAATCGGTCGCTCCACGACGCGCTCATGGACGCCTGCGGTTGGCCTTCGATTCCTTTCGACGGCAAGTTGCTCATCACGCACCAGGACGCGCTGCTGGTTGGCGGTAAGGTTCAGGCACCCGCGGGTTACGCCGACCATGTTGTCTTCCTGCAGCCGGAAGTCTGCAAGTTCTGCGGCTCCAGGACTTGCGTGGAGATTTGCTCCGGGCAGGCGATCACCGAGGGTGATGATGGCACGCCGAACTTCGATCGCGAGAAATGCGTCCATTGCGGCGCGTGCCTGTGGAACTGCTCGCAGGAGATCGAAAAGGGCAAAACGAATATCGAATTTCGCGCCGGTGCGGGAGGCTTGCACTCGGCGCAAAACTGAAACGCGGACGTTGGACTTCAGACATCCGGCGTCCGCTGTCCCCGACATCTCTCCAACCGACGTCTGCTGTCTGATAACTGACGTCCCAGAGGAAAAAACAGGTAAATGAGTAATCCACTTCAAATCGTTGTTTGCGGCAGCATCGTCCCCGACCCGCTCCAGACATTGGAACCGGTGACGGGCGCTGCCGGTCCTGCGCTGAAGAACGAGATGATGCTGCCGGCCGTGCTCGACCCGTGGGCGGCACATGCCCTGTACGAAGCGGCAAACCTTGCCAAGCAGGTTGCCGGTAGCAAGGTATACCTCGTGAGTCTCGGCCCCAAAGCTAAATTACAGCAAGTCATGATGACGGTCGGACAGAAGGTTCCGTTCGAACTCGTAGCCGTCGATGGGTCTTCCAGCGGCTTCACCGATGCGGAAGAAGTCGCGGCGGCGCTGGCGGCTGCAATCGAAGCCATCCCCGGTCTCGATAAGTCGCGTCTGCTTCTCTTCGGCGGATGGGAATCGGCCTCGCGCGGCGCCGGAGCGACCATGCAGATCCTCGGCGAAATCCTCGGCATTACCGACCAGTTCCAGGGCGTCGATCGCATCACCATGCGACCCGACGGATCGTTCGAGGTCATGGAACGCATCGAGGGCGGCAAGCACCAGGTTTCGGAATGCAAGTCCGCGCCCGCCGTGCTCGGCTGGGCCACTGGACACCTCGGCGAGCCCCGCAACGATCCGCAGGTCGGAATGATGAACATGCGCGGCATCATGCCGTCGCTGCAAAAAGCAAAGCCCGCACAGATACACAACGAGGGCCTTTCTTTCCTCAAAGTTGAATTACCGAAGCAACAGCGCACCACGCGCATCGTGAAGGACGTTTCCGCCGACAAGATCGCGCGCGAAATCGTCGAATGGATTTCGGGGGACTAACGATGGAGACGATTCTTTACCTGACGCACACTGAGCCGGATGGCTCTCTTTCCAAAGCCGCACTGGAAGCCCTTGGGGCCGCGGTCGAACTCGCCATCGACAGTGCTTCTGCTTTGACCATCGGCCTGTTTGGAGGCGAGGTCCAGAAGGCCGCCGACTCAGTCGCAAATTGCCAGGCAGTCCGCATTCTGGGCGTCGAAGGCTCAGAGTTCGCGCAGCCGCGCTACTCCAGTGACGCCAATGCCGCCGAGATCCTGTGCCGCGGCTCGCAGGCGACAGTAGTCGTCACGCCGGGCACCTCGCGCATGTCGCGCATCATGGCCGGTGTCGCCCATCGCTTGAATGGCCGTGTCGACACGCACGTCAACAGCACAGCCGTTGAAGACAATCGCATCGTTATTCGGCGCTGGTTCTACCGTCAGCGAATGACGGCCGACGTCACACGCGCGCAACGTCCCTGGGTACTGGTTATCGATCCCGGAACGCATCCAGCTTATCCGGCGGAGGGCGGCAATGCTGCCATTGAGACACTTCCGGCCGTCCTCGGCGAGACAAACTTGCGAACGACGGTAAAAGGTATTGAGGCCCCGAAGGCCGATCAGCAGACGATTCGCCCTGAAGCCGAACTGCTCTTCGTGGCCGGAGCCGGCTGGACGAAGAAACAGAAAGACGGACAGCCGCACGTGAAAGACGCCGAGTCTCTCATCCTTGGGTTCCTCGCGGAAACAAAGGCTTCGCTCGGCAGCAGCAAGTCGCTGGTCGATATTTCCGGCGAAGGCGGCGAGGTGCTCAAGTTCATGAGCCACATGAACCAGGTCGGCCAGACCGGCGCGACGCCACGACATCCGAAAGGCCTCTCAACCTGCTGCCACGGCGAGGAACCGCACGTGGTCGGCTGGCGATTTATCAACGAGCGTCGCGCGATCAATTTGGACCCGAACTGCGGATGGGCCCGCGGAAAGGCCGACGTGCTCTACGTCGCCGATGCGTTTGAAGTGGTTGCGAAGGTCAACGCATTCTTGGCCGAGAAGAAAGCGGCAACCGTCGGAGCAGATTAGGTAGGAGTACCGGTTTATCAATACTGAAGAAGCGGGCGCCATGCCCGCTTCTGTTTTCTTAGCTTTCGACTTGCGACTTTCAACTGTCTATTTCCGTGGCTTATGCGGGCACGACGCCGCGTTCAGGCATTCGTCGGCGATCCTCAGCCGCTCCACGGGTTTTCCGCCCACAATGTGCGAGTCCAGAATCTCGTCAACATCGGCCGGGGTGACGTGTCCGTACCAGATCGCTTCGGGGTAAACGACGACGTTGGGTCCGTGCTCACACTGATCGAGGCACCCGGCCTTGTTCGCGCGAACTCTCCCCTTCAAGCCGCGACGCGAAACTCCCGCCTTGAATAGCTGATGCAGTTCCCCGGAGCCGTCCGGATTACAGCATCCGCGCGGATGTCCGGGCTCGCGCTGATTCGTACAGATGAAAATGTGGTGTTCGAATCTAGGCATGATCTATTCCAGAATATCGCATCGCCTCACAGATACCGGAGCCACCACTGCTTGTGCGCGCGTTTGTATTCGGCGAACCACGCGCAGACCGGATAGAGCAGGATGACCACCATCGCCCACATCAGGTATACGAACGGCAGGCCGTATCCATAGACATCGTTCGGCCCGGGACCGCTCAACCCTCCGCCATGGAACAACCATGCATACGACTGCCTGTGTATAACCGCAACCACGATCGCGAGGCAGTGGATGAGCCAGATATGCAGGATGTAATAAAACATCGGCACGCGCCCATAGACGACGATTCTGCGCCACAGCCAGTTGCGCCCTGCGTTCAGGTCCATCCGGTCGAACCATGCCAACAGCATCAGCGCCGGCCCGAGCGTCATCAGGGTGAAGTCCAGCGACGGCGGATACTTGTTCACATTGAAGAATGCAATGGTCGACTTCGCGACCGTAGGTTGCGAAACGTAAGGCCCCGCCGCGAACGGAATCAGCGCGCCTTCAACCGGCGGCTGTCCAAAGGGAGTCGTGAAACGCAGCACGAAGAACAATGCAGTCGCAACTGCACCGATAACAAACATGACGCGGCGGCGCTGCCGCGGATCTTTCAAAAGAAGTTTTCCGAATGCATACCCGGCCGCCATCAATCCAAACCACGGCACGATGACGTAGATGTTGATGAAGAATAGGTCCGGGGGCTTAATCGGGATGGCTCCCGGTCTGAACAAAAGCTCAAAAGGAATCTTCAATGCGCCCAGCGACTCGGGCCGGACGCGGTCCAGGAAGTGATGCAGCACGATGATTCCCAGGCCGATCACCGCAATCCACTTCTCGGGCAGCCAGATCACGGCCGCGAGGAGCAAGAAGCTCAAGCCAATTGCATAAAATACCCCAGCGATCACGAATCCGGGAACAAACGAAAAGCCGAAATCCACCATCGTAAATTCCAGCAGCACCAGCCAAAGTCCTCGCTTTATGAGGAAACCGGCAACTTCGCTT comes from the Terriglobia bacterium genome and includes:
- a CDS encoding Crp/Fnr family transcriptional regulator; protein product: MRAEHIFCDLPANALQAFESVKYATAYPKGAVLFVEGQAPRGIFVLCKGRVKLSICSTDGKTLILKIAEAGEVLGLSATVSGKPYELTAETIDPCQINFVKREDFLRFLREHADACFRVAEQLSDKYNTACREIRSLGLSHSAAEKLAKLLLDWSARNGENAKTEPRLKLALTHEEIAQMIGTSRETVTRLFAELKKRQIVQAKGSTLVIRNKAALKALATS
- a CDS encoding acyl-CoA dehydrogenase family protein, which encodes MATTAQKTLTETLRTLPGDDVRQILWRFSDRYDLQMLVQSARSVARGIVARLVAEGARNSHEWTERKNELLKAYDDSGITAAFMEPEEGGFIAGPKNLALALIAYELAWVDAGAATGSLAGCLALSPIHERGTEEQKQRYMTLCAPPQPGENRKPWRGAFCLTEPIPYVGVDTGMLNGKMRIAEWKEGEEPILQVEKRGRFITNMGFANFVTAAVGPADDRIKSSAIVILEEGDEGIFDRGAATRKMVHQLSSTHDPIFNLKVPASRIVGGYTIENGCIIPNYSHSEVIEAVFKRTRVTVAIMTSAKLLSAIEPVIRYQRGRFRGAEQATPGTLRYDLGLQQRQDVLHRLLDVWAMGEASAALGFAAARIFDVVDPLEKEKTAILAEKNIAGGKSELKYFRQVQKDALEFLDMCGRVESRSSERFRELHENKLVQYAILDSVASVLCPASKLWNTGKGSVAMREAVSLMGGYGITEDCPGFLGHKWMDSQLEATYEGPEAVQRRNLTVTMTNEVFLAQFRNWISEMRIHAARRPGTGACALATAMRLWLWTLNHMQVASDANGDKLYHGPRQAVTFALADALCWLLASRQQILDVIELEERGPENPVVAEGLEGTVQFLSDLAHVQVAKAAGEVGRICAELVNGYNRHPAWDDEGYKGCYCEDELEELEPLIPGIRAVATDVVNAQGQHPLKAGPCPACHGLDAFQRLRTKLDGCLTGSMLAKDRAAEALTKVMIPEALDYPQQ
- a CDS encoding 4Fe-4S ferredoxin — its product is MHREPKEPEIERQSLEVDIACVGFGPAMGGFLTTLARKFSDEQNPVESKAMPGMPPQVICYERADDMGFGVSGVVTRARGIRATFPDFDASQIPMATPVKQEKVLYLLDPIGASRRSATLRLADKLLRAMKGLLPGFNHDAFELPYTPPFLKKHDGFILSVGQFNQWVGSQLVGSGSVQIWPGMPVRKAVIQKNKVLGIRLVDQGVDKQGKPDAGFMAGMDIKAALTVVGDGPIGPVGRQLDDVFGMPPGHHVRDWAVGMKAVVSLPENVDLPPGTVFHTLGYPEPEIFGFFYVHPDRIASVGIFVPSWFDSPVRTAYRYLQHFMLHPYLWRYLEGGTLLSWGAKSLQESGKRGEPFLCGNGYARIGEGSGSTNVLTGSGVDEAWTSGTLLAEGVIELMRAGRPFTRDNLEQAYVERRRKSWVEEEGRVAEHARDGFQKGFIRGLIGMGLAGITGGRLSLHSKIKEPHERIQEPEDYFRGKFTRAEIDELRTKCRAENRSLHDALMDACGWPSIPFDGKLLITHQDALLVGGKVQAPAGYADHVVFLQPEVCKFCGSRTCVEICSGQAITEGDDGTPNFDREKCVHCGACLWNCSQEIEKGKTNIEFRAGAGGLHSAQN
- a CDS encoding electron transfer flavoprotein subunit beta, producing MSNPLQIVVCGSIVPDPLQTLEPVTGAAGPALKNEMMLPAVLDPWAAHALYEAANLAKQVAGSKVYLVSLGPKAKLQQVMMTVGQKVPFELVAVDGSSSGFTDAEEVAAALAAAIEAIPGLDKSRLLLFGGWESASRGAGATMQILGEILGITDQFQGVDRITMRPDGSFEVMERIEGGKHQVSECKSAPAVLGWATGHLGEPRNDPQVGMMNMRGIMPSLQKAKPAQIHNEGLSFLKVELPKQQRTTRIVKDVSADKIAREIVEWISGD
- a CDS encoding electron transfer flavoprotein subunit alpha, coding for METILYLTHTEPDGSLSKAALEALGAAVELAIDSASALTIGLFGGEVQKAADSVANCQAVRILGVEGSEFAQPRYSSDANAAEILCRGSQATVVVTPGTSRMSRIMAGVAHRLNGRVDTHVNSTAVEDNRIVIRRWFYRQRMTADVTRAQRPWVLVIDPGTHPAYPAEGGNAAIETLPAVLGETNLRTTVKGIEAPKADQQTIRPEAELLFVAGAGWTKKQKDGQPHVKDAESLILGFLAETKASLGSSKSLVDISGEGGEVLKFMSHMNQVGQTGATPRHPKGLSTCCHGEEPHVVGWRFINERRAINLDPNCGWARGKADVLYVADAFEVVAKVNAFLAEKKAATVGAD
- a CDS encoding (2Fe-2S) ferredoxin domain-containing protein; amino-acid sequence: MPRFEHHIFICTNQREPGHPRGCCNPDGSGELHQLFKAGVSRRGLKGRVRANKAGCLDQCEHGPNVVVYPEAIWYGHVTPADVDEILDSHIVGGKPVERLRIADECLNAASCPHKPRK
- a CDS encoding heparan-alpha-glucosaminide N-acetyltransferase domain-containing protein, encoding MATSTGTTVATASDSQRQVRSGRRLDSVDLLRGLVMVIMALDHTREFFSYVRNTPEVLPRTDLAYFFARWITHFCAPVFFFLAGTGAFLFAARGRRTSEVAGFLIKRGLWLVLLEFTMVDFGFSFVPGFVIAGVFYAIGLSFLLLAAVIWLPEKWIAVIGLGIIVLHHFLDRVRPESLGALKIPFELLFRPGAIPIKPPDLFFINIYVIVPWFGLMAAGYAFGKLLLKDPRQRRRVMFVIGAVATALFFVLRFTTPFGQPPVEGALIPFAAGPYVSQPTVAKSTIAFFNVNKYPPSLDFTLMTLGPALMLLAWFDRMDLNAGRNWLWRRIVVYGRVPMFYYILHIWLIHCLAIVVAVIHRQSYAWLFHGGGLSGPGPNDVYGYGLPFVYLMWAMVVILLYPVCAWFAEYKRAHKQWWLRYL